A part of Stegostoma tigrinum isolate sSteTig4 chromosome 6, sSteTig4.hap1, whole genome shotgun sequence genomic DNA contains:
- the LOC125453558 gene encoding G-protein coupled receptor 183-like, with the protein MGTNLTVKNSAFPVSMEASSIVNNSTTHPNTSMCNLYSHHQTASIALPIVYTVISIVGIFGNGLAIVAIRKKQKKINSTTLYSMNLVISDIFFAAVLPARIVYYARGFNWPFGEAMCRITAVICYSNIYASVSFMTCLSLDRLLAVIYPFRHSKFRNVRNVKKICTIVWIIILCQTVPLLLVQMSKLAEGNFLTCMEYPNFEDIPSLPQMLLGACVIGYVCPVAIMLFCYSKVSSKLFRSAKENPLTEKSGRNKKANNVILLVLFVFFICFTPYHVAIVQHMIKKLQYEISCQEQQNFQIALHVTVSVMNFNCCLDPFIYFFACKGYRAIVLKMFKQPVSVSISSGVKTTPDNFSPGAGNFEPAIGTTSDTNL; encoded by the coding sequence ATGGGAACAAACTTGACCGTGAAAAATTCAGCATTTCCAGTTTCCATGGAGGCAAGCTCGATTGTGAATAATTCAACAACTCACCCTAACACTTCAATGTGTAATCTGTACAGCCACCACCAAACAGCCAGCATCGCTTTGCCAATAGTCTATACTGTCATATCAATAGTTGGCATTTTTGGCAACGGCCTTGCCATAGTCGCCATCagaaaaaagcagaaaaaaatcaaTTCGACTACACTTTACTCCATGAATCTGGTGATCTCAGACATTTTCTTCGCTGCTGTTCTACCTGCCCGAATAGTATACTATGCACGAGGATTTAACTGGCCATTTGGCGAAGCAATGTGCAGAATTACTGCAGTAATTTGTTACAGCAACATATATGCGAGTGTAAGCTTCATGACCTGCTTAAGTTTGGATCGATTGCTCGCGGTAATATATCCGTTCCGACATTCTAAGTTCAGAAACGTCCGCAACGTCAAGAAAATCTGCACTATTGTGTGGATAATTATTCTTTGCCAGACGGTACCACTGCTGCTTGTCCAAATGTCGAAATTGGCTGAAGGCAACTTCTTAACATGCATGGAATACCCAAATTTTGAGGATATTCCAAgccttccacaaatgctgctcgGTGCTTGCGTAATCGGTTACGTGTGCCCCGTGGCTATCATGCTATTTTGTTACTCTAAAGTCAGTTCTAAACTCTTCAGATCAGCAAAGGAGAACCCCTTAACTGAAAAATCAGGAAGAAACAAAAAAGCCAACAACGTAATCCTGCTTGTACTCTTCGTGTTCTTTATATGTTTTACTCCCTACCACGTGGCCATTGTGCAACACATGATCAAAAAGTTGCAGTACGAAATATCCTGCCAGGAACAACAGAACTTTCAAATAGCTCTACACGTGACAGTTTCTGTGATGAACTTTAACTGCTGCCTAGACCCCTTCATCTATTTCTTTGCCTGCAAAGGCTACAGGGCCATTGTGCTCAAGATGTTCAAACAGCCCGTTAGCGTGTCTATTTCAAGTGGAGTTAAGACGACCCCAGACAACTTCTCACCTGGGGCTGGGAATTTCGAGCCTGCAATAGGGACAACTTCTGACACCAACTTGTAG